Proteins encoded together in one Williamwhitmania sp. window:
- a CDS encoding DUF1573 domain-containing protein: MKQINRLWLVGLVIAFLASGCGHRKTVEVANTKAVAGHPKIVFEEDYFDFGTIKQGEIVTHTFYFKNEGDGDLMIMDAIPSCGCTTPKFTKQPLLPGGRGHIEIQFNSDGWLGLQMKEVTLKFNGGLPARSLTLKGNVVQ; this comes from the coding sequence ATGAAGCAGATTAATAGGTTGTGGTTAGTAGGTTTGGTAATTGCCTTTCTTGCCTCTGGGTGTGGACATAGGAAGACGGTTGAGGTAGCCAATACTAAGGCGGTGGCAGGCCACCCGAAGATCGTTTTTGAAGAAGACTACTTCGACTTTGGAACTATTAAACAGGGGGAGATTGTTACGCATACTTTCTACTTTAAAAATGAGGGTGATGGCGATTTGATGATAATGGATGCCATTCCCAGCTGTGGATGCACTACCCCAAAGTTTACCAAACAACCGTTGCTGCCTGGTGGCAGGGGCCATATCGAAATACAGTTTAATAGCGACGGGTGGCTTGGCCTACAGATGAAGGAAGTTACCCTCAAATTCAATGGTGGGCTTCCAGCGCGCAGCCTTACCTTAAAGGGAAATGTAGTTCAGTAA
- the yajC gene encoding preprotein translocase subunit YajC has protein sequence MFNNVIILQAAAPAAGGQGYSFLIMMVLVFVVMYFFMIRPQTKRQKELRKFQSELKKGDKIVTTGGIYGKVWEVRDLYIIIEIDDNVKIRCDKSAILRDPSDLQQNSK, from the coding sequence ATGTTCAACAACGTTATTATTTTACAGGCAGCAGCTCCAGCAGCAGGAGGACAAGGTTATTCTTTCCTCATTATGATGGTGCTCGTATTTGTGGTTATGTACTTCTTTATGATTCGCCCTCAAACTAAGCGCCAGAAGGAGTTGCGCAAGTTCCAAAGCGAGCTGAAGAAGGGTGATAAGATTGTTACCACTGGTGGTATTTATGGCAAGGTTTGGGAAGTTCGCGACCTATACATTATCATTGAAATTGACGACAACGTAAAGATTCGTTGCGACAAGAGCGCGATTCTTCGTGACCCATCCGATTTACAGCAGAACTCAAAGTAG
- the nusB gene encoding transcription antitermination factor NusB encodes MISRRLLRIKVAKTLYGHLQSPDRTLGQSEKELLHSIHKFYDLYHLLLTLVVDVADYSQVRIDLGLQKHRPTAEELSPNRRFVDNAVVSLLRSNLELDAYNQQNKLSWAGYPRLVKKFYENLISRDYFQDYLNADTCDFATDKKLVLDFYTKELEDFEDLYSCLEEQSMFWMDEIEFIIGMVIKTVKGFKESYDESAKLLPLFKELEDETFATRLLRRAVLKREEYLEMIGNFSSNWEVDRIAFMDSVIMLAAIAEIVEFPNIPIKVSFNEYIDLAKFYSTPNSAAFINGVLDKAIAQLKTDNKIVKQGRGLVGEEAEIS; translated from the coding sequence ATGATAAGTAGACGCTTGCTTAGGATAAAGGTTGCTAAAACGCTTTACGGGCATTTGCAATCGCCCGACCGTACATTAGGCCAATCCGAAAAGGAATTACTCCACAGCATCCATAAGTTCTATGATCTGTACCACTTACTACTAACCTTAGTAGTTGATGTGGCTGATTATTCGCAAGTGCGCATTGATCTGGGCCTTCAAAAACATCGCCCTACCGCTGAAGAGCTTAGCCCCAATAGACGATTTGTTGACAATGCAGTGGTTAGCTTGCTGCGTAGCAACCTTGAGTTGGATGCATACAACCAACAAAACAAGCTTTCATGGGCGGGATACCCCAGGTTAGTTAAGAAGTTTTACGAAAACTTGATTAGCCGGGATTATTTTCAGGATTACTTGAATGCCGATACCTGTGACTTTGCCACCGATAAGAAACTCGTTCTTGACTTTTACACCAAAGAATTGGAGGATTTTGAGGACTTGTATTCGTGTTTGGAAGAGCAGAGCATGTTCTGGATGGACGAGATAGAGTTCATCATTGGCATGGTTATTAAAACCGTGAAGGGGTTCAAGGAATCGTACGACGAAAGTGCTAAGTTGCTGCCGTTGTTCAAGGAGCTGGAGGATGAAACGTTTGCCACGCGATTGCTCCGACGGGCTGTTTTAAAGCGCGAGGAGTATCTGGAAATGATTGGTAATTTCTCCAGCAATTGGGAGGTAGATCGCATCGCCTTTATGGACTCGGTGATCATGCTTGCCGCCATTGCAGAAATTGTGGAGTTTCCCAACATCCCCATCAAGGTTTCGTTCAACGAGTATATCGATTTGGCTAAGTTTTACAGCACTCCCAACAGCGCTGCATTTATAAACGGGGTGCTCGATAAAGCTATCGCTCAGCTCAAAACCGACAATAAAATAGTTAAGCAGGGCAGAGGGTTGGTTGGAGAAGAGGCTGAAATTTCCTAA